The Rhodospirillales bacterium genome includes the window CACGGGACCGCCGCCGGACGGCGCCGCAGGCGCCGGGGCGCTTGCGGCCGGAGCGGCGGCGCTCGCCGCCGGGGCGGTTTTGCCCTCGGCCATGGCGTTCAGTTCCGCGATCAGTTCGGAATCCTGACCTTCGGGTTCGGAGCCGTTTTTCTCAAGCTCGCCCAGCAAATTGCGAATGCGATCGAGACACTTGAGGATGAGCGTGACCGCCTCCGGCGTCACCGGCAGCACGCCGTCGCGGAATTTGCCGAGAACGTTTTCGCCGGCGTGCGCGACCGACTCCAGGCGGGGCAAGCCAAGAAAACCGCAGGTGCCCTTGATCGTGTGCACCAGCCGGAAAATGTTTCCGAGGATGGCGGTATCGCTCGGATCCTGCTCGAACTTGACGAGTTCGAGGTCGAGGACCGAAAGGCTTTCCGCCGTTTCGGTCAGGAATTCGTTCAACAGATCGTCCATGGCAAGGTTCCTTGAAGGAAGTTTCGCCCTAATTAACGAAACTCCGGGTCGCACCAAAGGCTTACACTTTCACCGGCCACGCCCGGCGAATCGGCAACACGAAGGTGGGCAGTGTACCCGGCAAACCCCTGCCCCCTAGTAAGGTTTATCCCTTAACGGGGCACCGGATTTTAGCCAGTTTTCGATGGTTAACCAAAGCCAAGGACCACCTAAGTCGCATCCCGATTAATCGGAACATGGGCGGCATTGTTAGGCATGGGCCCTAGGCGCGCGGGAGGACGGCTCCAAGACGGATTTGGTCCTCTTCCTTCAGTACCTCTACATTCCCGCCCAACGCCCCGGCCAAGCATTGGGCCCACACCGCGTGAATTTCGCGCGGAGACGCCCGTTCGGGCTCCAGGCTTCCCGCAAGGGCGGCGGCGATTTCGACCCTGACCGAGGCGCCCTTTCCGAAGGCGGTTATGCTTACCCCGACCCCTTCGGGGAGCTCGGCGGCCTGAATGCGGATTACGCCCCCCCGGGGTAGGCATCCGGCGGCAACCATGGCGAGAACCAGCGCCAGCCGAACCCCATCCGAAGCCAGGCGCACCGAGGCAGCGGGTCCGGCGACGGGCTCCAGACGCACCGGGCTACCGGCAACGTACCCCTCGACCAGGCTCGCGGCCTCCGCCAGCCCTTGGGCCGGCGGATTGGCGCCGAAGGCGGCTCGGAAAAAAGCGACGCGGCCGTTAACCTGCCGGGCGCTCTGGCCGACGAGGGCCAAGGCCTCGGTGTCGGCGCCCGGTGTGCTTTCAGCGGCCAGCTCGATGCCGTTGGCGATCGCGCCCGCGACGCCAGCCAGATCGTGGCACAGCCGCGAACACACCAACTGCGCGAGACGAAGATCGGCGCGCCCGGCCATGAACGATCAGCGCCCCTCCCCCAACAATGCCCGCGCAATGGCGTGCACTTCGGGGCTGCCGTCGGCGCTGCCCGACAGCCCGGCCGTGCGCGCCTTGATCTCGTCGCGGATTTCGGCGGCAATCGATTCCGGCGCCGCGTTCGCGTGGCGGGAAAGCACGGCGACGATCGACTGAAGGGCCAGGATGTGGGCCGCGAAGCTTTCGGTTTCCTGCGCGCGTTCGGTCGCCGAACGGGCGAAATTGGCCAATTGCTCGGCGATGCCCTTCAGGCTTCCCTCGATCTCCCGGATCTGGCCGAACAGCTTCGACAGCTCCGCTTCGTCGATCGGCGGGCGCTTTCCCATCGCTTCCCCCGGGGGCGTGGATATGTCACCGGCCATGACGACGTCCTCGGTTGCTTCGGAAAATAGGGCGGGAACCCGCTCCGGGGCAGGATACCCCGCTTGGCGGCCCTTGTCATGAACGTTGGCGGCAAGCGCGCCCCGCGCCAAGCGGCGGTTGGCGGAATACCGATCCCGGTCTACAATGGTCGGCGCCGGAAGACGCCACGCGCTTCCAGCGACGGAACCGGGAGGATGACATGAAATCGGTCTTGCAAGGTCTCGCCGCCGCGATCGTGATCGCCGTGGTTGCCGGCGTGGTGCTGAGCGCCACCGGCCAGAGCAGCGCGAACAAATTTACGACTTCCAGCACGCGCCTTTGAGGCGCCGGCCGGCTACCCGCCGGCAACCGCCGCCAACAGGCACAGCCACAAACCGCCCGCCAGATGGATCGCGAGCGTCAGCTTGATCGCGCGGGTGAGGTCGAGGCGGGAACCGCTTAAATCCTTCGCGGCGATACCGGCCAGGCCCAACAAGGCGACCGGTACCACCAAACTCCACACCGGCAGGACATCGAGCGAGACGCCTCCCGCCAGGGACGCCGCGGCGGCCGCCTGCACGCCGGCATAAAGAACCCTGGTCCCCCGGGGGCCCAAGCGAACCGCCAGGGTCCGCTTGTCCGCCCCTTCGTCCGCAGCCGCGTCGGGCACTTCGTTGGCGATCAGAACCGCGGCGATCCAGCATCCGAGCGGGAGCGACAACAGGGCGGCGAGCGGCACATGCGAACCCGCCTGCAGCCAGGCGGCCCCGACGACCGGCAGCACGCCGAAGCCGATGCCGACGGCGATCTCGCCCAAACCCCGGCCGGCGAGATGAACCGGCGGCAGGGAATAGAGAAGCCCGAGCCCGACTCCGATCGCGCCCAACGCCAATACCATCGGCCCCTTGAGGGCGACCAAAGCGATCCCCAACAGAACCCCGGCGCCGAGAAGCGCGTGGGCGAGGCGAGCCATTTCGTCCTCGCCCAACACCCCGTTCTGGATGAACCGCGAGCCGCCGGTAAAGGGATGAATCCGATCGAGATTGGCCTGGTCGCAGCCGCTTCGGGAATCGCAGACGTCGTTGTAGACATTGACTGCGGCATGCACGCAGACAGTAGCCGCCAGAGCCAGAGCAAAAGCGCCGCCGTCGAACGCACCCCCGTGTCGCGCCCCGGCGACGGTCCCGATCGCCACCGGCAGGACCGAGGCGGTGAAAAACATCGGCCGGGTCGCAAGAAAAAGCCGCTTCGCGACGCGAAGCGGCGAAGTTCCTCCCAGTACGGATACGGCGGGTTCGTTCAACGGGTTCTAACGCCCGCCGCCCTTCAATTCCGCGACCCACAAGGGGTGATGCTCGCGCGCCCAGTTCTCGTCCACCTGCCCGGTGGTGACCGCGTCGAGCGCACCCTCCATGCCGACGGTGCCGAGATAGATGTGCCCGAGAATCAGCGCAATCATGACCAGGGCCACGATCCCGTGCCAGAGCAGCGAGAGCTGGGTTTCCTGCAGGGCCGTCAACTGGGTCGGCAGGCCGGCCCCGAACATGTTCAAGACCTTGAAGGTCGGCGCCCACGGAGCGAATTCGAACGGAAACAGCAGGCAAATGCCCGATACCGTGAGCAGGGCGCCGCCGATCACGGTCACCCAGAACACAATCTTCTGGCCGGCGTTGAACTTGTAGGCGGGCGGATGCGCGCCCTTGGTGAACATGCCGCCGCCCATCGCCAGCCACTTGAGGTCGGCCATGGTCGGCAGGTTATGCCGAATCCACAGCACGAAGATCATGACAATGCCGACGATGAACGCGAACGCGATGTAATTGTGCGATACCTTGCCCCAATAGGTGATTTCGGCGAAGGCGCCCTGGCCGATGAGGGGCATCAGCACGTAGCGGCCGTAGAGAACGTTGAGACCGGTGAGCGCCAGGATGATGAACGACGTCGCCGTCAGCCAATGGGCGAAGCGGTCGACGGCGGTGAAACGCTCGATGGTGCGGCCCGACATTCCCGCTTCGACCTTGATCCGGCCGCGCACCAGGAAATAGAGCCCGGCGAGCACGATGACGGCGAGCATCCCCCAACCGCCCCACACCGACATCGGGCCGTTGCGGAAAGCGCGCAGATTGTCGCCTTCGGATTGCACCAGGACGCCGGCCTTCTTGTCGGGAATCGACACGTATCCTTCGATACCCTGGCGCACCGAGCGCCACGTTTCCGCGGTGCCCTCGACCCCGCGCACGCCGCCCGACGGGATTTCGCTGGTCTGGGCGAAAGCCTGATGTCCGAGCGACGGCGATCCGGTCAATCCGACCGCCACCGCGTAAGTCAACGCCGCCGCGAATCCCAACGCACCCAGCGCCTTGCCTATCCGGTTGCGGATCATGGTTTTCTCCCCCTTCTCGGAGCTTCGGGACGGTTTATTTCTTGGCCGGTTCGTCGCCGACACGAACGTCGAGGCCGCGCGTCGGCACCGTGGCCGTGAGCCCCAGGCTGGTGCCCGCCTGTTCCGCGGCGCGCTCGCGCAACACGGACACCTGCGCCTCGCTCAAGGTGTCGTCCTTCTGGCCCAGGTATTGGCCTTTTTTGTACATGGTGACCCGGCCTTGCTCTTCGCCGCGACAAGCGGTGAGGGCCACGGCGGCCACGAGGACCGCGACCAAGGCAACGGTTTTTCTGGTCATGGATATCTCCCTGGTATTGGTTCGCTCTAGCCCATAACGCATCCCCCCAATCAAATAAAGGGGATCGCAGCCAAGCCACGCGGGCGAAGAAGGCGGCACCGCGATCCGTTCGCGATGCCGCCTTGCCTTCGATCCGTCGCGTCTCCGAACTCTCTTACGTGCCGGCCTTCTGGCGATAGGCCGTGCCCCAGCCCCACGCGCCGGAGCCGAAGCCGCGCGACACCACGCGCTCGCGGTAGATGTTGGAGACCATGTCGCCGTCGCCGGCGAGCAGGGCCTTGGTCGCGCACATTTCGGCGCAGAGCGGCAGTTTGCCCTCGGCCAAGCGATTGCGGCCGTACTTGCGGAACTCCTCGGCCGAGTGGTCTTTTTCCGGACCGCCGTTGCAGAAGGTGCACTTGTCCATCTTGCCGCGGCTGCCGAAGTTGCCGGCTTGCGGGTACTGCGGCGCGCCGAACGGGCACGCGAAGAAACAGTAGCCGCAACCGATGCACAAGTCCTTGGAGTGCAGGACCACGCCCTGTTCGGTCTGGTAGATGCAATCGACCGGACAGACCGCGATGCACGGCGCGTCCGAACAATGCATGCAGGCGACCGAAATCGAGCGCTCGCCCGGCTTGCCGTCGTTCAACGTGACGACCCTCCGCCGGTTGATGCCCCACGGCACCTCGTTTTCGTTTTTGCACGCCGTGACGCAGCCGTTGCACTCGATGCAGCGCTCGGCGTCAATCAGGAACCTCATTCTAGCCATGGCTGTTTCTCCCTATTCCTGCGCTGCCCGTT containing:
- a CDS encoding hybrid sensor histidine kinase/response regulator; this encodes MDDLLNEFLTETAESLSVLDLELVKFEQDPSDTAILGNIFRLVHTIKGTCGFLGLPRLESVAHAGENVLGKFRDGVLPVTPEAVTLILKCLDRIRNLLGELEKNGSEPEGQDSELIAELNAMAEGKTAPAASAAAPAASAPAPAAPSGGGPV
- a CDS encoding formate dehydrogenase subunit gamma; this encodes MIRNRIGKALGALGFAAALTYAVAVGLTGSPSLGHQAFAQTSEIPSGGVRGVEGTAETWRSVRQGIEGYVSIPDKKAGVLVQSEGDNLRAFRNGPMSVWGGWGMLAVIVLAGLYFLVRGRIKVEAGMSGRTIERFTAVDRFAHWLTATSFIILALTGLNVLYGRYVLMPLIGQGAFAEITYWGKVSHNYIAFAFIVGIVMIFVLWIRHNLPTMADLKWLAMGGGMFTKGAHPPAYKFNAGQKIVFWVTVIGGALLTVSGICLLFPFEFAPWAPTFKVLNMFGAGLPTQLTALQETQLSLLWHGIVALVMIALILGHIYLGTVGMEGALDAVTTGQVDENWAREHHPLWVAELKGGGR
- a CDS encoding prenyltransferase, with translation MFFTASVLPVAIGTVAGARHGGAFDGGAFALALAATVCVHAAVNVYNDVCDSRSGCDQANLDRIHPFTGGSRFIQNGVLGEDEMARLAHALLGAGVLLGIALVALKGPMVLALGAIGVGLGLLYSLPPVHLAGRGLGEIAVGIGFGVLPVVGAAWLQAGSHVPLAALLSLPLGCWIAAVLIANEVPDAAADEGADKRTLAVRLGPRGTRVLYAGVQAAAAASLAGGVSLDVLPVWSLVVPVALLGLAGIAAKDLSGSRLDLTRAIKLTLAIHLAGGLWLCLLAAVAGG
- a CDS encoding 4Fe-4S dicluster domain-containing protein, coding for MARMRFLIDAERCIECNGCVTACKNENEVPWGINRRRVVTLNDGKPGERSISVACMHCSDAPCIAVCPVDCIYQTEQGVVLHSKDLCIGCGYCFFACPFGAPQYPQAGNFGSRGKMDKCTFCNGGPEKDHSAEEFRKYGRNRLAEGKLPLCAEMCATKALLAGDGDMVSNIYRERVVSRGFGSGAWGWGTAYRQKAGT